The Pelosinus sp. IPA-1 genomic interval ACGAATGAATCAGACGTGCTAGATTTTGAAGTCAGTTTAACAACTGTTTACGGTAACTTAACAGTACAAAGTTAATAAAAATTTTAAAGAGTAGATTAGTTTCTACTCTTTTATTGTGTGGTGAAAAGAATTGAGTTTTGATATGCAATCAAAAGCAGAGATACAAACGCGACTAAAAGCTGATTTAGCAACACAATTAAACGGTCAAAGTTCTGTTGAAGGTACTTTTAATAAAGATATGATCGCGGCTAACAGTATTGAGTTTGAACAGGCGTATGCGGAAATGAACTTAATGGTTGAAGCGGCTTTTGCAAATACTTCTTGGGGAAAATACCTAACAATGCGCGCCGCTGAATTCGGTGTAATCCGCAAAGAAGCCACTAAAGCAATTGGGAAGTTAAAAATTGTAGGTGAAGCTGGGGCAAGTATTATAAAAGGTAGTCTTTTTACAACGGCGCAAGGTATTAAATTTTACAGTACAGCAGATGCAAAAGTTGGCACAGATGGAACGATTACGATTGATATTGAAGCAGGTACAGCCGGAACGGTTGGAATTGTAGAAGCTGGCACAATTATTAATATTCCTATGTCAATACCAAACGTCGTTAGCTGTACGAATGAAGCCGCGACTTATGACGGATTTGAAGAAGAAACTGACGCGGAATTATTAGAAAGATATTTGTTGAAGGTAAGGACACCAGCCACGTCCGGCAACAAATATCATTATCAAAACTGGGCTTTATCAATTGCAGGTGTTGGGCAAGCAAAGCCAATACCTTTATGGGCTGGTGCTGGCACGGTAAAAGTAATTATTATAAATTCTGATGGCAAAACAGCAAGCGCAGAGTTAATTCAGAAAGTTGCTGATTATATTGAAACCGTAAGACCAATCGGCGCAACGGTAACGGTAACAAGTCCAGCACCTACAATGATTAATATTAATGCGGATATGAAAGGTACTTATGATATAGATAAAATAAAAACAAGCATTAACAGTTACTTCAAAAAAAATGTATTCAATATGTCTTATGTCAGTATTGCACAAATTGGTAAAATGATTTTAGAAAGTAATGACGGTACAATCAAGGACTATGATAATTTACTTATTAATAATCAAGATAAAAATATAAGCCTAACTGATGAAGAATTACCAGCAGTGGGGGAGGTTGTTTTAAATGTTCTTTCGTGAAAATGAAGTTAACATTTTAAAATACCTTCCTACTTTTTTGCAATCTGATATAAATTTTAAAAGTGTTGCTGATGTACACAGTGCAGAACATGAAAGAATTAGATTATTAATACAAGATGTTTTTAATCAGTTTTTTATTGAAACCGCTACTTGGGGATTAGAAAGTTATGAAAAAATACTAGATATTACACCAAATAAAAATGGTGATTATGCAGTTAGGCGTAACAGAATTAAATTAAGATATCAAGCGAATCAAACTAGCACAGTAGCGTTTTTAGAATCATTAGTAAAACGCTATGCAACAAGTAATGCAACGATAAAGGTAATTGAAAACAATAGCGAATATGCTTTTTCTATCATTACAGAAGGCGGCAGTATTGTAGATTTAACAGGAATGTTTGAAGCTATTGAAATCTATAAACCTGCACATTTAACTTGTCTATTGCATTACGAAAGACCTGTAAATATGTCGTACAGTATCGGTCAAGTAATGCGAATAGGTAAAAAAACGACCATCAAACCTGTTAGTCAATTCGACTTAAATAAAATTGACGGCACAGCAATTTATGGTTGCTTTATAAAAACAGCAAAATACACAACAATTAAGGCGGTGGTTTAATGTCTGGATATACTGGCATGATTCTTACTACAGCAGGATTAAATCTGCAAGCGCAAGCACAGCTTGGAGGAGAACTGATAATAACAAAAATATGTGTTGGTGATGGATTATTAGCAGATGGCGAAAGTTATGATAGTTTAACAGCATTGAAAAAACAAATAATGTCGTTAGGTATACAAGATATGGCTGTTACTGGTGATGGACAAAGCCGAATTCGTGCATTGATGACCAATGATAGTATAACGACAGGTTTTTTTGTTCGTGAAGTTGGAGTGTTTGCAAAAATCGGAGCAGAAGGGACAGAAACGTTATACAGTTATACTAATGCAGGAGATAAAGCGGATTATTTACCGAGTAAAGGAATCAATGTTGTTGAAGAAGTTTTGGAAGTATACATTATTGTTGGTAACGCCCAAAATGTTACATGCACTATAAATGATCGTGTCACATTAGCGACGAAACAAGACCTTCATGATCATACGGCAAATACTAATAATCCGCATAATGTGATTGCATCTCAAATAGCCAATACTTTAATTAGCGGTTTAGGTACTACTGATATACAAAGCACATTAGCCGCAATTTATTCCGAAGCAACAAAGAAGGATAATTCCTTAAGAAATGTCGTTATTACTGGCCCTATAGATAGCAATGGTAATGCAGCTGCTCTTTCTTCTGATTTAACGGCAAGCCCAATAAAAATTAAGGCTGGTACAGTTATTAATTTTGCGAATGGGTTTAATGGTGTGAATCCTGTTGATATACCTTACAACGTTTTAGCTGATGCATCTCTTACTTTACCTGCTGCAGATGCAAACACGATCCCACTGCAGTATACAGCGGATTTATGTAATGGGGGTACGCCTATAAGCGACAGTGATTATAGTGCAGGTTACGTAAAGGCATATGCGTTTGATAATATCGGCTCTACCTCATGGTCAAGCTTGAAAGCAGCTTCTAACCAATCTGGGCAGTCTTTCATAGGCTATGGTTTTGGTGTCAATAAAGCGATTAGAAAAATTTACTTTGCCCAAAACACGCTGAGTACAAAATGGATGCCGTTAGTAAAAGCGCAGTATTCCGATGATAATGTTACATGGAATGACGCGGTAACTACTAGTGCGTTAAGCATGGCCGCTATAGCCACATTCACAGTCCCATACGTAGGGGCGCATAAATACTGGCGCGTGTTAGCTATGGCGAATTTAGCAAACGGTATTACATGGGAAGCGGCAGAAGTCGAAATGTACGAAGCCCTACAAATACACTATATATACGCTACAAGAGCGACAGATGGGACGGTTACTTACGGAGCTACTAAGCAAAAGCTTAAAACTGGTAAACAGTACGGTAGCCAGATTACGGCGGGGGTATTAGCGGCAGACGACTATGTATATAGCGAAAACAGATGTGTAGGCGGGAGCTTCGGAGTTACCAGCACGTACAGCACTAATTTAGCCCAATACGCATTCGACGGAAACCCTAGTACTTTTTGGGAGAGTAATAACCCTGGCGGAAGTGGTGACGCCCTAGTGTATGACTTTGGGGTAGCAAGGCATATTAGGCGATTAGTACTAGATCACACGATGGGCGACGGACTGCATTTTATGTCTAGTGTAAAAGTGCAACGTTGTACCGATGGTGTTACATGGATTGATGTATACACGGCTACGGGGCTGACAAGTGGATTAAACACTATTATTTTACCAGCTAGTACGCCTAGCAGATATTGGAGAGTGCTGGCAAATGCTCAAACTTCTGGAGGTGCCGCTGCGCTGTGGTGTGTTACTGAATTAACCATGCACGAAATATGCACAGACCTAACAGTGTATGACCCATACCAAGGAATTAGCCGCTATTTCGACGGAACAACCTGGACAAACGTAGTGCGTAACTTCTTAGGCGAGGCGGTAGTAGATAGCTCAGGTAAAATTGTGAGTTATACTACATATGACTACAATAAGGCTAAGTTAAAAGCATTACCCGCAGAGGATAGCGACGATGTTGTTACGCTAGGACAGTTTACACGTATATCTGATAGTAATGGTAATATGTGTATTAAATTTCCAGACGGAACAATGATACAGATGGGGACAGGACCCTATATAGACATTGGAGCCGTTGGGGGAATTGATTATACCTATCAGAATATATCATTCCCTTTCAGCTTTAGCGAGTGCTTTAATGTAATTGTGGGTATGGGTACGAACACAACAACACGCGCATCCGTTGCGATGCAGGGTGTTCCGTGGGCCACTGGTTTCCAAGCACTATGGATGGAATGGAACAACACAACAGCACAAAGTATATGTTGCCGTTATATCGCAATTGGGAGGTGGAAATAATGAAATTCTTTGCTCTTTTTGATGAGGATGGTAAGCGTATAACTACTCATATAGACGATGGTATGCCATACACGGAAGCTGATATTCTTCAACGATTTCCTAATGCGATAGAAATATCCGAAAAAGATCAGAGCCTATACGTAACAGGTAAATATTACAGGGGTGAAGATGGTAAACCCATAGAAATACCTCCATATGTGCCTACTGAAGACGAAATAAAACAACGAGAAATTGATATTTTGGATGCCGAATATCAACAACAATTTGCCGAACTAGCTCAAGCATTAAACATGGCAACGTTGGCAGAGAATACCGATTTGATCACTAGTACAAAAGCTGATTACGCAAAGTTAAAAGCTGAGTATGATGCAAAGCGTGGTGAGATAGATGGCTAAACGGTGTTTTGTGTGTGGAGCAAAGGAAAACGAGGGTAAATGCACCAATCAAGATTGTAGTCGTAGCAAGTAGGAGCCGAATGGCTCTATTTTTTTATATTTAATTGGGGGTGGAGAATTGGAATTAAATTTAAATAATTCTGGTCAGATTATAGCGATTATTACATTTACAGCGTGGTTGGTAAAATATTTAATCGTTAATCCGTTGCAGACGGCTATAACAGCACTAAAAGAAGCAGTTACTGAAATGAAAAATATGGTTTTCCGTATGGATAAAGACCAAAAGAGTATTGATAAAAGACTTGTAAGAGTTGAAGAATCCAATAAGGTAGCCCATCATAGGATTGATGGATTGGAGGCTATAAAAAATTGAAAAATAGAATAGTTGCATTTGCAAACTGGGCGCAAGCTAATTGGCTTGTGCTCATTGTTTTTATGGTAGTAGTTATGCTTTTATTTGTCTGCATGGTAATGTTTTCATGGCTATACGGTTACTGGTCAAATGCACTATGTGGAACGAAGTTTGAACTTAATAGCTGTTGGACTGGTATTGGTGCAGTGATAAGTGGTTTAGGTGGAATTACTGCACTTGCAAAGGCGGCTTGGACAAAATACAACACCGATAGCCAGTTTAATACGAATCAAGGTGAATTGCCCAATATTAATAATTTGAAAAGTGAGGTAATGAGGTAATGCAAGGTATTGACGTAAGCGAAAATAATGGGGAAATAAATTGGCAGGCGGTAGCAGATGCAGGTATTGAATTTGTAATAGTTCGAAGCTCATATGGTCGACATGGGGTAGATGAAAAGTTTTTAGAAAATGTTAATGGCGCGCAGACAGTTGGTTTAAAGGTTGGTGCATATCATTATGGCTATGCACTTACACCAGAAGAAGCAATCGAAGAAGCTCAAAATTGCAAAAATGTTATTAATGAAGCAGGTGTAATGCTTGAATTGCCGATTTTCTATGACATGGAAGATGCAGACGGCTACAAACGAAATCATGACTTTAACGCAAGTCAAGAAAACGTCACTGAAATATGCAAAACATTTATTGACAACTTAGGTCTGAATTGCGGTGTATACGCAAGTTACTCTTGGCTAACTGATTATATTGATTGGCAGTCTTTAAATTGCCCTATATGGAATGCGCAGTGGGGCGGTAATGATGATATTAAAGGTTTTATGTGGCAATATACTGATAGCCTAGAAATAGGCGACAAGCTTTTTGACGGAAATCAATACTATATAAATTAAAATAAGAAGGGGATATGAAAAATGGCAGAAGAAACAGTAAACACAGAGGTAACAACAGTAACAACCGAGGACAAAATCGCAAAATTAAAAACAACTCTTGAAGGGATGGAATTACTAGGGGAAACTATTCCACAAGTGGTCAAAGATGCTGTTAGGCAGGAGCTTGCTACGCTAGAAGCGGAAGCGTTGGCAGAAGTACAAAAGATTGAAGCTGAGACAGTCAGCTTTTACGGCAAGTACCGTACTGAAATAATTATCGTTGCAGCATTAGTGATTTTACACGTTGCTGGATTGTTTGGTGTGTAATGCAATTTGCAAAAAAATATTGGAAATCTATTTTAGGGCTGGCATTGGTGCTAGCCCTTGTATTTTATGCCTATGTCTTAGGTAATAGGGTAAAAGATGCCGAAACAAAACACCAGCAGGCTTTAGTCTTAAATGAGCAACAAGCCCAAGATAAAAATGTCCTGCAAAATCAATTAGACATGAGTAAGCAAAATGCTGAAATGTTGGCAAATTTTATAAAGTCGGCACAAACGGGACAGATTCAGCCAGTAACACATTTTACGATACAAGCACCGACCGTGCAAAAAGCATCGGAACAAGTAGCCGAACGGATCAATGCTAGAGATTCCACGTTACCGCCTGTTGCTCTTGAAAAGACCGATAACACAATTGTAGTGCCAAACACAAATAAAACGCCACAAGCAAATTATGATGTTGCTGTATTTAAAAATAATAATTACCGCAATTGGGAATGGTCTACTGGCTATGGTCAACATGGTAGTGATCGGTATATTCCGATTGAGTTACAACGCAATTTTAGTAAAGATGCCGCAGTGAGTGTTGAGTATCATGTTGGTGGTCGTGAAAAAGGTTATGAAGTGAAATATACTCGTAAGACTGATAAGCTATTTTTGATGTTTTAAAATGAAAATATATAATTAGATCAAAAGGCGGCAACTAGTACAAAAATGTACTTGGTTGCCGCCTTTTTTATTTACCTAAAAGCAGGGGATAGACTAATTTTGGAGAAATAAGTATATTTATAATTAAATAAAGGGGGGGTATTTTGTGGATGTATTTATAAACAGTGCAATGATAACAATGCTTTTTACTGGTGCTTGTTTACGGCATATCTTAGTGAAGTTTAATATTGAAACTCATAAAGGAATAGTCATGAAAAATCGCAAGGATATTGCTAAGATACCGGAGCCGTGGAGATTTATTACATTTTTGTTGTCTGCAATTTTAGTGTTTTCATCATTATATGAAATAAACATACTGTTAAGATCTATATAATTAGATTACTGCTATATTTAGCGTTGCAAGGAATAAGAAAGAAAAATGTTTTGCGTATGGTTCGACTCCCCTCGCCTCCACCAATTAAATCCGGATTACTTATCAAGCCACGAAATTCGTGGCTTTTTTGCTTTATGTGGTTTTAAAAGGTTTTGGGTAGCTCCACCAGCTAAAACCGGAATTAGATTCGAAGGCCAGAGGGACGGCAGACTGTGTGAAAAATATGCAAATGCGATTACATAAATATTTGGAACGATAAAAAGAAGCTGGGGAGAAAGGCTTCAGTCAGTGCTGAAATCTCTTTGTCCTTTTTAGTGTATAACCTAAAACGAGTAATGGATATACTCGGCATCAAGGAGTTAGTAAGACGATTACAGGAAAAACGGCAGTCAGTACTTGCATAAAAGTACCGACTGCCATTTTTTATACATCTTTTAACTCAATTAGAGCCTATTTATTGCCACAGGTTAGAGACAGGAAGACTTATAGTGAAAAAATGAGGTCGCTTTTCACACAGTATGCCGTCCCTTTTGGTATACATTCGCATTGAGAACCTGCCTTGCTGTTTTCTATATTACTTTATTATCATGCGTTTATAGGAAGTGGGAGAACATTTCATATATTTCTTAAATGTCTCAGAATAATAGCTGCTGCTGAAAAATCCAACAGCAAGCGCTACTTCGGTAATGTTCATTTCGTCACTTAATAAATAGGGAATGCTTTTTTGAATTCGATAATTTAAAAGGTAATCAAAGGGTGTCTGATGAACAATTTTTTTAAATAAGCGGCAGCAAGAACTTTTACTGAGATTACAGGAGGAGGAGATGACGTCTAACGTTAGATTCTCCTTGTAATGGGTATGGATATAATCCAAAGCTGACTTAATCTGCACAATGTTCTTGTGCTGTTTATGAGGCCCATTTGGAAGTTTACAATATATATCTTGATATAGATAGAAACAAAGTTCAAATAGTTTACTCATGATTAATAATTCATAGCCAACGCTTTTTTCTTTATGAATCTTTTCTATTTCTATTACTAGAGAAATAATATGTTTATTGTTATTGCCAGCAGCATTAAAGTATGCAAAAGGCAATCGTTCACTGGTAACGAGTTCCGCCAAATATTTATTTTCAAAAACGCTGCCTTTGTGACCTGATAGTAACATGGGATAAAAGATAAGTGCAAAATAGCTGCAGCTAGAATTGGAAATTGCTGCTGCATTATGCAAACAATTTTGATTTACAAATATAGCATCGCCTTCTGTTACAACGTATTGGCTATTGTTTGATTGATAAGTCATTGATCCGCTAACGATATAAGTAAGTTCAAGTTCTGGATGCCAGTGGCAACCAAAAGAAGAGCCTATATAATCAGTGATTTCATCATAGACG includes:
- a CDS encoding baseplate J/gp47 family protein, translating into MSFDMQSKAEIQTRLKADLATQLNGQSSVEGTFNKDMIAANSIEFEQAYAEMNLMVEAAFANTSWGKYLTMRAAEFGVIRKEATKAIGKLKIVGEAGASIIKGSLFTTAQGIKFYSTADAKVGTDGTITIDIEAGTAGTVGIVEAGTIINIPMSIPNVVSCTNEAATYDGFEEETDAELLERYLLKVRTPATSGNKYHYQNWALSIAGVGQAKPIPLWAGAGTVKVIIINSDGKTASAELIQKVADYIETVRPIGATVTVTSPAPTMININADMKGTYDIDKIKTSINSYFKKNVFNMSYVSIAQIGKMILESNDGTIKDYDNLLINNQDKNISLTDEELPAVGEVVLNVLS
- a CDS encoding putative phage tail protein, translated to MFFRENEVNILKYLPTFLQSDINFKSVADVHSAEHERIRLLIQDVFNQFFIETATWGLESYEKILDITPNKNGDYAVRRNRIKLRYQANQTSTVAFLESLVKRYATSNATIKVIENNSEYAFSIITEGGSIVDLTGMFEAIEIYKPAHLTCLLHYERPVNMSYSIGQVMRIGKKTTIKPVSQFDLNKIDGTAIYGCFIKTAKYTTIKAVV
- a CDS encoding discoidin domain-containing protein, whose amino-acid sequence is MSGYTGMILTTAGLNLQAQAQLGGELIITKICVGDGLLADGESYDSLTALKKQIMSLGIQDMAVTGDGQSRIRALMTNDSITTGFFVREVGVFAKIGAEGTETLYSYTNAGDKADYLPSKGINVVEEVLEVYIIVGNAQNVTCTINDRVTLATKQDLHDHTANTNNPHNVIASQIANTLISGLGTTDIQSTLAAIYSEATKKDNSLRNVVITGPIDSNGNAAALSSDLTASPIKIKAGTVINFANGFNGVNPVDIPYNVLADASLTLPAADANTIPLQYTADLCNGGTPISDSDYSAGYVKAYAFDNIGSTSWSSLKAASNQSGQSFIGYGFGVNKAIRKIYFAQNTLSTKWMPLVKAQYSDDNVTWNDAVTTSALSMAAIATFTVPYVGAHKYWRVLAMANLANGITWEAAEVEMYEALQIHYIYATRATDGTVTYGATKQKLKTGKQYGSQITAGVLAADDYVYSENRCVGGSFGVTSTYSTNLAQYAFDGNPSTFWESNNPGGSGDALVYDFGVARHIRRLVLDHTMGDGLHFMSSVKVQRCTDGVTWIDVYTATGLTSGLNTIILPASTPSRYWRVLANAQTSGGAAALWCVTELTMHEICTDLTVYDPYQGISRYFDGTTWTNVVRNFLGEAVVDSSGKIVSYTTYDYNKAKLKALPAEDSDDVVTLGQFTRISDSNGNMCIKFPDGTMIQMGTGPYIDIGAVGGIDYTYQNISFPFSFSECFNVIVGMGTNTTTRASVAMQGVPWATGFQALWMEWNNTTAQSICCRYIAIGRWK
- a CDS encoding GH25 family lysozyme, whose translation is MQGIDVSENNGEINWQAVADAGIEFVIVRSSYGRHGVDEKFLENVNGAQTVGLKVGAYHYGYALTPEEAIEEAQNCKNVINEAGVMLELPIFYDMEDADGYKRNHDFNASQENVTEICKTFIDNLGLNCGVYASYSWLTDYIDWQSLNCPIWNAQWGGNDDIKGFMWQYTDSLEIGDKLFDGNQYYIN
- a CDS encoding AraC family transcriptional regulator, whose translation is MGFKVLNIGKNKLENRDPVKDDNFPFQIVYDEITDYIGSSFGCHWHPELELTYIVSGSMTYQSNNSQYVVTEGDAIFVNQNCLHNAAAISNSSCSYFALIFYPMLLSGHKGSVFENKYLAELVTSERLPFAYFNAAGNNNKHIISLVIEIEKIHKEKSVGYELLIMSKLFELCFYLYQDIYCKLPNGPHKQHKNIVQIKSALDYIHTHYKENLTLDVISSSCNLSKSSCCRLFKKIVHQTPFDYLLNYRIQKSIPYLLSDEMNITEVALAVGFFSSSYYSETFKKYMKCSPTSYKRMIIK